TAAAACCATTAAAAATACCCTGATGGACGGAACAGCAATCAAAACCATCGCCCGAAGCAATCCTTTCGTACTGGTATTGGAAAAAGGAAAAATTGTAGACAAACAGCCTGCAAAAGACTATATTAAATAAAGAAGTGGCTGTCAATCGTTAATGGTTAATAGTGAGTTTTGAAACAATTAATTTCCTATAAATTGACCATTCACTTGCGAAGCAAAATTGACTATTCACGATTAAAAATCAACTATCAAATTAAAAACATACATTAAGAATGCAAAAATCAAATAAATCTATCGCCGGTTATCACCTTTTAATGATCCTTTCCTCTGTAGACGGAGAATTCGCCCCTGAAGAAGGAATGCTTGTACAGCAGTATCTTGCAGACGAGTTTCCGTTCAGAATGAATCTTGACAATGAGCTTGAAACCCTGGCTTTATTACAGCCTGAAGAATGGAAAGATCACTTTGAATTTCACGCACGATGTTTCCACGATGATTCTACAGAAGATGAACGCTTAAAATTTGCTGAATTTGCTAAAACTCTGATCAAAGCTGATAATAAGGTAACCGATGAAGAGCATACGTTCTACAAACTTCTGAAAAACCTGTGGAATATCGCATAGACTGACTCCAGAAACCAAAGTATATCATGAAAAAATTTTATTTAGCATTAATCGCAATAAGTTCGTCTATGCAGGCTCAGAAATTCCCTGCCCTTAAGGCACCCGTTGCCGAAAAACAGGAACATATCCGGGAGATTCACGGTGACAAGGTCAATGACCCTTATTACTGGATGATCGATTACTTCAAGAAAGGAAAAGATTCCACCAAGGTCGTTGACTACCTGAAGGCAGAAAACACCTATTGGGAAGGGATGATGAAAGATACAGAGCCTTTCAGGGAACAGCTTTTCCAGGAAATGAAGGCCAGAATCAAGGAGAAAGATGAATCTGTACCGGTTTTCAGAAACGGATATTATTATTATACGCGCACGGAAGCAGGAAAACAATACTACAAATACTGTAGAAAAAAAGGCAGTCTCAGTGCTCCGGAAGAAGTTGTTCTGGACGTAGATCAGCTTGCAGAAGGACATTCTTATTTTGCAGCAGCAGGGTTTAGCATCAGCCCGGATAATACCAAGCTGCTTTACGGAGTGGATGATGTTTCCAGAAGGCAGTATAAATTGTTTTTAAAGGATCTTACTACAGGAAAAACGACAGATCTCGGCATTAAAAATACCGGAGGTTCTGCTGAATGGGGGAACGATAACAAAACCATTTTCTATTCCGCAAATAACCCTGTTACCCTTCTATCCGAAAAGATCAAAAGACATACTTTGGGAACAGATCCCGGCAAAGATGTAACGGTTTATGAAGAAAAAGACAAAACCAATTTCATCTCTGTCTATAAGTCTAAAAACCAGAAATATATTCTGATTCATTCCGGAGCGACAACGTCTTCTGAAACCAGGTATCTTGATGCCGATAAACCGGACGGAACTTTCAAAGTTTTCCAGCCAAGGATGAAAAATGTTCTGTATACAGTTACACCTTTGGAGGATAAATTCCTGATCAGAACGAACAAAGACGCCCTTAATTTCAAGATCGCCGAAACTCCTTTAGACAAAACCGGAGCCGAGAACTGGAAAGATTTTATTCCTCACAGAAATGATGTTCTGATGCAGGGAGTAAGTGCTTTTAAAAACTATCTTGTTTTCAGTGAAAGACAGAACGGTCTTACCCAGCTTATTATTTTCGACAGAAAGACAGGTAAAAAAGAACCGTTGAAGTTTGACGAGCCTGTTTACACCGCTTCAGCAGCTGAAAACCCGGAATATAATACAGATAATTTCCGTTTTGGATATACTTCCATGATTACTCCTTCTTCCCAGTTTGAACAGGATTTGAAGACAGGAAAGAGAACCCTTCTGAAGCAGCAGGAAGTTTTAGGCGGCTATAATAAAGAGAATTATACTACAGAAAGACTTTTTGCAACGGCAAAAGACGGAACTAAAATCCCGATTTCCATTGTTTATAAAAAAGGATATAAAAAAGACGGAAACAGTCCGCTACTGCTTTATGCTTACGGTTCTTACGGAAGTTCCATGGATGCCTCTTTCAGCAGTACAAGATTAAGTCTTTTAAACAGAGGTTTTGCTTTTGCTATTGCTCACATCCGCGGAGGTCAGGAAATGGGAAGACAATGGTATGAAGACGGAAA
This region of Chryseobacterium vaccae genomic DNA includes:
- a CDS encoding TerB family tellurite resistance protein; translation: MQKSNKSIAGYHLLMILSSVDGEFAPEEGMLVQQYLADEFPFRMNLDNELETLALLQPEEWKDHFEFHARCFHDDSTEDERLKFAEFAKTLIKADNKVTDEEHTFYKLLKNLWNIA
- a CDS encoding S9 family peptidase; the protein is MKKFYLALIAISSSMQAQKFPALKAPVAEKQEHIREIHGDKVNDPYYWMIDYFKKGKDSTKVVDYLKAENTYWEGMMKDTEPFREQLFQEMKARIKEKDESVPVFRNGYYYYTRTEAGKQYYKYCRKKGSLSAPEEVVLDVDQLAEGHSYFAAAGFSISPDNTKLLYGVDDVSRRQYKLFLKDLTTGKTTDLGIKNTGGSAEWGNDNKTIFYSANNPVTLLSEKIKRHTLGTDPGKDVTVYEEKDKTNFISVYKSKNQKYILIHSGATTSSETRYLDADKPDGTFKVFQPRMKNVLYTVTPLEDKFLIRTNKDALNFKIAETPLDKTGAENWKDFIPHRNDVLMQGVSAFKNYLVFSERQNGLTQLIIFDRKTGKKEPLKFDEPVYTASAAENPEYNTDNFRFGYTSMITPSSQFEQDLKTGKRTLLKQQEVLGGYNKENYTTERLFATAKDGTKIPISIVYKKGYKKDGNSPLLLYAYGSYGSSMDASFSSTRLSLLNRGFAFAIAHIRGGQEMGRQWYEDGKMMKKKNTFTDFIDAGEYLVKEKYTSPKHLYAQGGSAGGLLMGAIANMKPELWNGVISQVPFVDVINTMLDESIPLTTNEYDEWGNPNNKDAYFYMKSYSPYENIEKKKYPNLLVTTGLHDSQVQYFEPAKWVAKLRDMKTDKNVLMLKTDMKYGHGGASGRFDYLKDLALVYAFMFKLEGINK